A stretch of DNA from Leucobacter luti:
GAACGCAGTCAGCCGTCGCTTCGGCAGATCAACGCTGACATTCTTCAGATTGTGCTCGCGTGCACCCTGCACGCGGATCCGATCGTGTGAATCGGCGGGGTGAGGTGCGGAGTCGACGGTGCTCATGTCGGTAGCGTAGCGCGCACCTCAGACACGCAGCTTCTTCATTCCTGATCTGGTGAAGATTCACTGGGAAAAACAGCGCGAGCGGCCACTGGCCGTCGGGAATCCGGGTCGTGTCTGAGGCATGCCATAGGCTCGCCGCATGACACTGCACGCGCTGAGACCTCCGCGAGCGCTGCCTCACCCGGTGGCGATTCTCGCAGCGCTCCTCGTGTGCGGCGTGGCACCGGTCTGGTTCGTCGCCGAGGCGTTCTGGCCCGGCGCGGTGCTCGCAGTGCTCGGCCTCACGCTTGCCGCGGTGGCTGATCGTGCCGCCGCGCGGGCAGGCGCTGAGACACACAGCGGGGCGGGGTCCACCGCAGAGGCCGCAGCGGCAACGGGGCCAGACGCAGGGGTCGTATCCGTATCGCCGCATACCCCAGGACTGAGCGCGCCGCGCTCCGCGTCTCTCCTGCGCGACCTCTCCCTGATCGTGATCGGGCTCAGTATTGTGCGCACAATCTCGCTCGCCGCTGCGCTCGACAACGGATCGATGGTTCGCTTCACGCTCGCGTTGGGTGGGGCGGTGGCGGTGCCGTACCTGGTGTCTCGGTATGTCTATCGTGACCGCGCAACGGGGTTCCCGTGGCGGGGCGGCGGCCGGTGGGGCTGGTTCCACTGGGGCTGGCTCGCCTCAGTGCTCGTACTGGGCTGGGTGCTGCTTCCCTGGTATTTCATCAGTTCAGGTGTCTACCAAAACTGGCCCGAGGTGACCACCCCCGATCTCATCGCCCGCCTGTTCATCGGGGTGGGCGCGGTAGGAATCTGGGACGAACTATTCTTCATCTGCACGGTGTTTGCCGTGTTGCTGCGGCACTTCCCGGTGTGGGCCGCAAACGTGCTGCAGGCCATCGTCTTCGTCTCGTTCCTCTGGGAGCTGGGCTACCGCTCGTGGGGGCCACTCCTCACCATCCCGTTCGCGCTCGTGCAGGGCATCATCTTCTTGCGCACGAGATCGCTCGGCTACGTGGTGGCCGTGCATCTCCTCTTCGATGCCGTGGTCTTCGCGGTGCTCGTCTTTGCGCACAACCCGGGCATGGTGAACGTGTTTCTTACCGCGCGATGAGTGCCGCGATTCGCCGCACCGCGAATTCGTAGCCCTGCACGCCTGCGCCGACGATGACACAGGCAGCGACGGCTGAAATATAGGAGTGATGACGGAACTCCTCACGAGCGTGCACGTTCGTGAGGTGCACCTCCGCAGTGGGAAGCTCGACCGCGCTGATCGCGTCGCGGAGAGCGACGGAGGTGTGCGTGAACGCGCCGGGATTGATGACGATGCCAGCACAGTCGGCACGCGCATCGTGGATCGCGTCGATGAGCACGCCCTCGTGGTTGCTCTGCACCGAACGGACCTCAAGCCCGAAGTCTGCGGCAACGCGCGCCGCGAGCGCCTCGACATCCGCGAGCGTCTCTTCGCCGTACAGCTCTGGCTCACGAGTGCCCAGCAGGTTCAGGTTGGGGCCGTTCACGAGCAAGATGCGTCTGGTCATGATGTTCCTCCTGATCGATGCCGTGTTGACATCGTACCCCGCGCGGCTTTGCCCAGCGGGCCGTGCCCGACTACCGTTGTGGGGTGAGCGAGCAGAAACCGTACGTGCCCAAGAACTACGACCCGACGACATTTCGGGACAAGCCGGTGTCGTTTGTGCGCCGCAGCGGCCGGATGACGTCGGGGCAGCAGCGTGGGTGGGACGACCTTTCGGACTTCTACCTGATCGATGTGCCGCACGGCCCGGCGGCCACGAGCGTGGCTGAGGGCGCGACTGGAAATCCGGCAGAGCTGTTCGGGCGGAGCGCACCGCTGGTGATCGAGGTAGGTTCCGGTCAGGGCCACGCGATCATTCATGCGGCCGCGTCGCACCCCGAGAAGAACTTCCTCGCTGTTGAGGTGTTTCAAGCCGGCCTCGCTCGCACCATGACGGCGGCAGACGAGGAGGGAGTGCGGAACCTTCGCCTTGCAGAGGTCAACGCGCCTGAGCTGCTAGAACGGTATCTGCCCGCGGGCTCTGCTGACGAACTCTGGGTGTTCTTCCCCGATCCGTGGGCGAAGGTGCGCCATCGCAAGCGCCGCCTGATCGATGAAGAATTCTCGCACATCGCGGCGCGTGTGCTTCGGCCGGGAGGCCTGCTGCGGCTCGCCACGGATTGGCAGAACTACGCTGATCAAATGCGCGAAGTGCTCGACGCGGCGCCGGGATTTGCGCGCGACTTCGCCGGTGAATGGGCGGAGCGCTTCGACGGCCGCGTGCTCACCGCATTTGAGAACAAGGGCACCGCGAAGGGCCGCGCAATCCGCGATCTCACGTACCGGCGGGTGTAGCGCTCAGGGCCTACTTCGTCGACAAGAAGCCGCGCAGCAGTGCGGTCGAGCCCTCAATGTGCTCGCGCATGGCCTCTGCTGCCGAGTCTGGCCGCCCAGCGAGGATCGCAGCGACGATGGCCTCGTGCTGCGCGTTCGAGTGCGCGAGGTTGGGACGAAGCATCGGGATCTCGTTCAGGAGATCGTTCACGCGCGTCCGGAGGTTGGCGACGAGCGGCACCAGGCTTGCAGACCCGGAGAGCTCCGCGATCAAGAGGTGGAGTCTGGAATCGAAACGGCGGTGCCTGGAATCGTCAGCACCGCTGCACTCCTCAAGCGCGCGAGTCAGGCTTTGGCGTTCTTCGGCGCTGAGTTCCCGCCCGGCGGCCTCCCGTGCCGCGCCCACTTCGAGAACGCGTCGCAGCGTGGCGACATCCTCCACCTCTGCTTCGCCCATGTGGGTGTCGCCGGTGCGCAGGTCCGTTTCCAGTGGGAGGTCTTCCACCACGAACGTGCCACCGTAGCGGCCGCGCCGTGAAACGACGTAGCCGGATTCGGCAAGCGTTGCGAGTGCCTCACGCACCGTGTCCCGACTGACCTTGAGCATCGCCGCAAGCTCGCGCTCAGCCGGCAGACGCTCACCAGGCCGGATCAGCCCGAGGCGCACGGATTGCAGCAGCCGCTGCATCGTCTCCTCATATGCGTTCGTTGGACGCACGGCACGGATCAGGAGCTCGATACCGTCGGCTGCGAGCGTCATAGCGATCCTTTCCGAGGCGGTGTCGTGCTGCGCATTGGTGCACCGGGTCTGCTTGCGAGTGTACGCGGCAGACCCAGTGGCCCGCGCATCGGGGCCGGCGCCCAGCCGACCCCGACGAGCGTACTAGGACAGCGGCGTGGTGTATGCGCTGCTGATCCCGCCGTCGACAAGGAATGTTGACGCGGTGATGAACGAGGCGTCATCGCTCGCGAGGAACGCAACCGAGGCGGCGAGTTCTTCCGGCCGAGCGAAGCGGCCGAGCGGGACGTGCACGAGCCGGCGTTCTGCGCGCTCGGGATCGCTCGCAAACAGCTCTTGGAGCAGGGGAGTGTTGACCGGGCCCGGGCAGAGCGCATTCACGCGAATTCCCTGGCGGGCGAACTGCACACCGAGCTCGCGGCTCATGGCGAGCACGCCACCCTTCGACGCGGTGTACGAGATCTGGGAGGTGGCAGATCCCATGACGGCGACAAATGACGCGGTATTGATAATCGATCCGCTTCCCTGCTGAGTCATATGGCGCAGCGCAGCGCGCGAGCAGAGATACACACTCTTGAGATTGACATCCTGCACTTTCTGCCAGGCTGGCAGCTCCGTGGTCTCGATCGAGTCGTCATCCTCAGGGGAAATCCCCGCGTTGTTGAATGCGATATCGACGGAGCCGAACTCTCGGGCGGCAGTGTCGAAAAGATTGTCGACCTGCTCCTGATCGGTCACGTTGACCTGCACAAAGATGCCCTCAACGGCGGCGGCAGCGGCCTCGCCGCTCACGGGATCCATATCGCCGATCACGATCTTCGCGCCCTCTGCGCGCATGCGCTTCGCCGTGGCGAGGCCGATCCCGCTGCCACCTCCTGTGATGACGGCAACTTTGCCTGCGAGGCGCTGGGTGAGGTCGATGGGGGAGATATCGCTCATAGTGGGGTGCTCGATTCTGATGCTGAGACGCCGCTGTTCGCGGCACAAAGTGGAGTGGGGAGATGGACTATTCGCTTGCGAAGAACACGTTTTTGGTTTCGGTGAAGTGCTCGGCCGCGTCCGGGCCGAGCTCGCGGCCGAGACCGGATTGTTTGAACCCACCGAAGGGCGTCGTGTAGCGCACGGAGGAGTGCGAGTTCACGGAGAGGTTGCCTCCTTCGACTCCGCGCGCGACGCGGATTCCCCGGCCGAGATCACGGGTCCAGATCGATCCACTGAGCCCGAACTCGGTGTCGTTCGCGAGCGCAATTGCGTCAGCCTCGTCCTCGAACGGGAGCACTGCAACGACGGGGCCAAAGATCTCTTCGGTGGCGACACGAGAGCCGCGCTCCGGGGTGACTACTGTCGGTGCAAACCATGCTCCGGGGCCCTCCGGCGCGATACCGCGGAACGCAATCGGGACGTCATCGGTGAGAAACGACGCGACGCTGTCCCGGTGTGCGAGTGTGACGAGCGGGCCCACTTCGGTTGCAGGATCGGTGGGATCGCCCACCTTCACGTTCTGCACCGCGCGCTCGAAGTGTTCCATAAACTCGTCATACACGCTGCGCTGCACGAGCAGTCGGCTGCGCGCGCAGCAGTCCTGGCCAGCATTGTCGAACACTGAATAGGGTGCGGTCGCAGCGGCTTTCTCGAGGTCTGAGTCGGCAAAGACGATGTTCGCGCTTTTGCCCCCGAGCTCAAGCGTTACCCGTTTGACCTGCTCGGCAGCACCGGCCATGATCCGTTTGCCCACCTCGGTGGAGCCGGTGAACACAACTTTGCGAACATCGGGGTGCGTCACGAAGCGCTCACCGACCACGGAGCCGCGACCGGCGAGAACCTGGAATAGGCCTTCGGGGAGCCCGGATTCCAGCGCGAGCTCTCCGAGCCTCAGGCTCGTGAGGGGCGTCCACTCCGCTGGTTTGAGGACGACGGCGTTGCCAGCTGCCAGGGCTGGTGCAAATCCCCACGATGCGATCGTCATGGGGAAGTTCCATGGCGTGATCACGCCCACCACTCCGAGTGGTTCGTGGAACGTGACATTCATGCCGCCAGCCACCGGGATCTGTTGTCCGATCAGGCGCTCAGGGGAACCTGAATAGTACTCGAGCACATCGCGCACGTGACCGGCCTCCCAGCGGGACTGAGAGATCGGGTGGCCCGAGTTTGTGGTTTCGAGCTGTGCGAGATGCTCAATGTCGGCGTCGACCGCTGCGGCGAAGCGGCGGAGCACACGAGCGCGATCCGCCGGCGCTACCGTGGCCCAGTCGCGCTGCGCCGCGACGGCTGCAGCGATCGCGCGGTCAGTGTCGGGCACATCGAGGTGCGTGACCTCGGTGACTCGCTCCCCGGTTGCCGGGTTCGTGACGGTGTAGCTCATAGCTGCTCCCTGGGGGTGGAATGGGGTGAATCAGGGGTGGGTGCTGAAGCGGTGGGGCGCTCGGCGTGCAGTGTCCGTGCCGAGCGGTACTCGCGCGCAGCG
This window harbors:
- a CDS encoding aldehyde dehydrogenase → MSYTVTNPATGERVTEVTHLDVPDTDRAIAAAVAAQRDWATVAPADRARVLRRFAAAVDADIEHLAQLETTNSGHPISQSRWEAGHVRDVLEYYSGSPERLIGQQIPVAGGMNVTFHEPLGVVGVITPWNFPMTIASWGFAPALAAGNAVVLKPAEWTPLTSLRLGELALESGLPEGLFQVLAGRGSVVGERFVTHPDVRKVVFTGSTEVGKRIMAGAAEQVKRVTLELGGKSANIVFADSDLEKAAATAPYSVFDNAGQDCCARSRLLVQRSVYDEFMEHFERAVQNVKVGDPTDPATEVGPLVTLAHRDSVASFLTDDVPIAFRGIAPEGPGAWFAPTVVTPERGSRVATEEIFGPVVAVLPFEDEADAIALANDTEFGLSGSIWTRDLGRGIRVARGVEGGNLSVNSHSSVRYTTPFGGFKQSGLGRELGPDAAEHFTETKNVFFASE
- a CDS encoding 3-oxoacyl-ACP reductase, translating into MSDISPIDLTQRLAGKVAVITGGGSGIGLATAKRMRAEGAKIVIGDMDPVSGEAAAAAVEGIFVQVNVTDQEQVDNLFDTAAREFGSVDIAFNNAGISPEDDDSIETTELPAWQKVQDVNLKSVYLCSRAALRHMTQQGSGSIINTASFVAVMGSATSQISYTASKGGVLAMSRELGVQFARQGIRVNALCPGPVNTPLLQELFASDPERAERRLVHVPLGRFARPEELAASVAFLASDDASFITASTFLVDGGISSAYTTPLS
- the aroQ gene encoding type II 3-dehydroquinate dehydratase is translated as MTRRILLVNGPNLNLLGTREPELYGEETLADVEALAARVAADFGLEVRSVQSNHEGVLIDAIHDARADCAGIVINPGAFTHTSVALRDAISAVELPTAEVHLTNVHAREEFRHHSYISAVAACVIVGAGVQGYEFAVRRIAALIAR
- the trmB gene encoding tRNA (guanosine(46)-N7)-methyltransferase TrmB → MSEQKPYVPKNYDPTTFRDKPVSFVRRSGRMTSGQQRGWDDLSDFYLIDVPHGPAATSVAEGATGNPAELFGRSAPLVIEVGSGQGHAIIHAAASHPEKNFLAVEVFQAGLARTMTAADEEGVRNLRLAEVNAPELLERYLPAGSADELWVFFPDPWAKVRHRKRRLIDEEFSHIAARVLRPGGLLRLATDWQNYADQMREVLDAAPGFARDFAGEWAERFDGRVLTAFENKGTAKGRAIRDLTYRRV
- a CDS encoding CPBP family intramembrane glutamic endopeptidase → MTLHALRPPRALPHPVAILAALLVCGVAPVWFVAEAFWPGAVLAVLGLTLAAVADRAAARAGAETHSGAGSTAEAAAATGPDAGVVSVSPHTPGLSAPRSASLLRDLSLIVIGLSIVRTISLAAALDNGSMVRFTLALGGAVAVPYLVSRYVYRDRATGFPWRGGGRWGWFHWGWLASVLVLGWVLLPWYFISSGVYQNWPEVTTPDLIARLFIGVGAVGIWDELFFICTVFAVLLRHFPVWAANVLQAIVFVSFLWELGYRSWGPLLTIPFALVQGIIFLRTRSLGYVVAVHLLFDAVVFAVLVFAHNPGMVNVFLTAR
- a CDS encoding FadR/GntR family transcriptional regulator codes for the protein MTLAADGIELLIRAVRPTNAYEETMQRLLQSVRLGLIRPGERLPAERELAAMLKVSRDTVREALATLAESGYVVSRRGRYGGTFVVEDLPLETDLRTGDTHMGEAEVEDVATLRRVLEVGAAREAAGRELSAEERQSLTRALEECSGADDSRHRRFDSRLHLLIAELSGSASLVPLVANLRTRVNDLLNEIPMLRPNLAHSNAQHEAIVAAILAGRPDSAAEAMREHIEGSTALLRGFLSTK